One genomic window of Ruminococcus gauvreauii includes the following:
- a CDS encoding ABC transporter permease, whose product MMVKSKKGSFSVAEFYSKFGIVLIFVLLFVIMSVVNRNFISGVNLRNVVRQVVVITILACGEQLMLISGMVDLSPGRVLAFAGTLSAYCMMKTGNLFLALVVGLACGLLFGAINGALITAFDIPPFIATLASMQMADGAIMAFTGGQNYSNLPASFNFLGQGYIGFIPFPVVIMILVLIITYIILAWTPMGRSLYAIGGNQAAALASGIRVKRSKFFACAFGGVCTGLAGILLMARMSSGQPAAGEGMEMDAITAVIVGGTSMSGGVGNILNTIVGSLIIGIIKNFMNLQNINSSFQDIVLGILICVAVIIDVQVRKANTK is encoded by the coding sequence ATGATGGTGAAGAGTAAAAAAGGCAGTTTTTCGGTGGCTGAATTTTACAGTAAATTTGGGATCGTATTGATCTTTGTATTGTTGTTTGTGATAATGTCGGTCGTGAACCGCAACTTTATTTCGGGCGTGAACTTGAGGAACGTTGTCCGCCAGGTCGTGGTCATCACAATCCTGGCATGCGGGGAGCAGCTGATGCTGATCTCGGGAATGGTCGACCTGTCGCCGGGGCGAGTGCTGGCGTTTGCAGGAACGCTGTCGGCGTACTGCATGATGAAGACGGGAAATTTGTTCCTGGCGCTGGTGGTAGGCCTGGCATGCGGACTGCTGTTCGGTGCGATCAACGGCGCGCTGATCACGGCGTTTGACATACCGCCGTTCATCGCAACGCTGGCATCCATGCAGATGGCGGACGGAGCGATCATGGCGTTCACGGGGGGCCAGAACTATTCGAACCTTCCGGCATCCTTTAACTTCCTGGGACAGGGGTACATCGGGTTCATCCCGTTCCCGGTGGTGATCATGATCCTCGTGCTGATCATCACGTACATCATACTGGCATGGACCCCGATGGGGAGGTCGTTATATGCGATTGGAGGAAACCAGGCGGCAGCGCTGGCGTCGGGTATCCGTGTAAAGAGGTCCAAGTTCTTCGCGTGTGCGTTCGGCGGAGTCTGTACGGGGCTTGCAGGAATCCTGCTGATGGCGCGGATGAGTTCGGGGCAGCCGGCAGCCGGTGAAGGGATGGAGATGGATGCGATCACGGCGGTCATCGTCGGCGGAACAAGTATGAGCGGAGGTGTGGGGAATATCCTGAATACCATCGTGGGCTCCCTGATCATCGGTATCATAAAGAACTTCATGAACCTGCAGAACATCAACTCGTCGTTCCAGGACATCGTACTCGGTATCCTGATCTGTGTGGCGGTTATCATCGATGTTCAGGTCCGTAAGGCAAATACAAAGTAA